One segment of Setaria viridis chromosome 4, Setaria_viridis_v4.0, whole genome shotgun sequence DNA contains the following:
- the LOC117851233 gene encoding nudix hydrolase 21, chloroplastic → MAAVMVARQGRELQRYSDSTGGRIVVGCVPYRASGGAGGEVEVLVISSQKKGPAGGVLIPKGGWELDESMDEAARREAAEEAGVVGETGPALGRWCYRSRSYDATYEGFVLPLRVTAELDRWPEMGARRREWVSPAEAIERCHHAWMREALQRFADTVKASSAAAATVKAAAILGSAL, encoded by the coding sequence ATGGCGGCGGTGATGGTTGCGAGGCAGGGCCGTGAGCTGCAGCGCTACAGCGACAGCACGGGCGGTCGCATCGTGGTGGGGTGCGTCCCCTACcgagccagcggcggcgccggcggcgaggtggaggtgcTGGTGATCAGCTCGCAGAAGAAGGGCCCCGCGGGGGGCGTGCTGATCCCCAAGGGCGGGTGGGAGCTGGACGAATCCATGGACGAGGCGGCCCGGcgggaggccgcggaggaggccggcgtggTCGGGGAGACGGGCCCGGCCCTGGGCCGGTGGTGCTACCGCAGCCGCAGCTACGACGCGACGTACGAGGGGTTCGTACTCCCGCTCCGCGTCACGGCGGAGCTCGACCGGTGGCCCGAGATGGGCGCCCGCCGCAGGGAGTGGGTCTCCCCCGCCGAGGCCATCGAGCGGTGCCACCACGCCTGGATGCGCGAGGCGCTCCAGCGGTTCGCCGATACCGTCAaggcctcgtcggcggcggcggccacggtgaAGGCCGCGGCGATCCTCGGCTCCGCCCTGTAG